Proteins encoded in a region of the Streptomyces sp. NBC_00258 genome:
- a CDS encoding phage tail protein, with translation MRGSVDGLGSSAPIGMMLPAVFADDDLAQRFVGGLDDVLAPILAVLDCLDSYFTPALAPVDFTRWLALWVGAETDGTEPDDRLRAAVAAAAYLHRVRGTSRGLSEAIRLVFGVTPEITESGGAAWNARPLGPVPGDRSPRLHVTLRLPDPTRADEHRLDSLVAAARPAHMPYTVQVTAAERTPER, from the coding sequence GTGAGGGGCTCCGTCGACGGGCTGGGGTCGTCCGCGCCCATCGGCATGATGCTGCCCGCCGTGTTCGCCGACGACGATCTTGCACAGCGGTTCGTCGGCGGACTCGACGACGTGCTCGCACCGATCCTGGCCGTCCTCGACTGCCTGGACTCCTACTTCACCCCGGCCCTGGCCCCGGTGGACTTCACCCGGTGGCTGGCGCTCTGGGTCGGCGCGGAGACCGACGGCACCGAGCCCGACGACCGGCTGCGCGCGGCCGTCGCCGCCGCCGCGTATCTGCACCGGGTACGGGGCACCAGCCGCGGTCTGTCCGAGGCGATACGCCTGGTCTTCGGTGTGACCCCGGAGATCACCGAGAGCGGCGGCGCCGCCTGGAACGCCCGGCCCCTGGGCCCGGTTCCCGGCGACCGCAGTCCGCGCCTGCACGTCACGCTGCGCCTGCCCGACCCGACCCGGGCCGACGAGCACCGCCTCGACAGCCTCGTGGCGGCCGCCCGACCCGCCCACATGCCCTACACGGTCCAGGTGACCGCTGCCGAAAGGACTCCCGAGAGATGA